A window of Leeia aquatica genomic DNA:
CGGGTCTTCCTGCACCAGCACCTGCAAACCCTTGAGCAGATTCTGCTGGTCGGCACGGCTGCGCGGTTCTACCGCCACATCCAGCACCGGCTCTGGCGCTTCAATCTGCTCCAGCAGCAGCGGCTGGTCCAGCGCGGTCAGCGTTTCACCGGTCACGGTATCCTTGAGACCCGTCACCGCCACAATGTCGCCCGCTTGCAGGCGAGGTCGTTCCACCCGCTCGCTGGCGTGCATTTCATACACTCGCGAAACACGCTCACGGCGCTGCCGATTAACATTCAGCAGCGTCGAGCCCGCTTCCAGCTGGCCCCGGTATACCCGCAGCCAGGTCAGCGTACCGTGCTCATCGTGCGTCACCTTGAACGCCAGTGCCGCAAACGGCCCGGTGACCGACGCATCCAGCTCGCGCTGCACGTCCTCTGGCGCAGGCAGATAATCCACCACCGCATCCAGCAGCGGCTCGACACCCCGGTTGCGGAACGCGGAACCCAGCAGTACCGGCACCGCCTTGCCTTGCAGCGTAACCTGTCGCAAGACCCGGCGCAGCGACACCAGCGGCAGGGTTTCCCCCGCCAGCCAGGCTTCCAGCAGCGCATCATCATGACCCACCAGTGCTTCCACCAGCAGAGCACGGTGCTGCTCCACCTCCGCCTGCATCTCTTCCGCCACCGGCAAACGCTGCGCCGGGCCTGCCTTGTCGTCTGGCCACAGCCAGGTTTCACGGCTCAGCAGGTCCACCAGACCGATAAACCGGTCTTCCTGACCAATGGGCAACTGGGTCACCAGTGCCTCCACCCCCAGCCGCTCACGGATCATGCCGACCACCCGGTGGAAGTCCGCACCCACCCGATCCAGCTTGTTGACGAAGGCCAGCCGGGGTACCCGGTAACGATCGGCCAGACGCCAGTTGGTCTCGGTCTGAGGCTCCACCCCGGCCACGCCGTCGAACACCACCACCGCACCGTCCAGCACCCGCAGCGAGCGGTTGACCTCGATATTGAAGTCAATATGCCCCGGGGTGTCGATCAGGTTGATCTGATGTTCCCGCCAATGCACCGTGGTGGCCGCGCTGTTGATGGTGATGCCACGCGCCCGCTCTTGCGGGTCAAAGTCCATGGTCGCAGCGCCATCATGTACCTCACCCAGCCGGTGACGCGCGCCGGTGTAATACAGCACCCGTTCTGTGGTGGTGGTCTTGCCTGCGTCGACGTGTGCAATGATGCCAATGTTGCGAAGTTTTCTGTTTTCCATGTTGATTTCTCACTACCAGCAAAAACCCCCTGTGGGGGTTGCCCAGCAGGGGGTTTGCGCGTGACCCTGCGGGCAAAGGCCGCAGGAATGCTGCGGCTAATGCATGGCTTGCGTGATCTGACGACGGGATGGCTGCGCAAACGACACATCCGCCCGCACCGGACCAAAGGACGCGCGCAAGCCGCCGCGTCCTTGGCCGAGGTAAATCGTGGCAATCAGTTTGTCGTAGGTACGCATGATCAATACTTTCCGTGTCAGCCCCAGAAAACAAAAACCCCGGCGGGGTGCTCCTGCCGGGGTCTGGGACGATGGCCCGGCAGGCTTGCGCCTCCCAAGCCTGGCCTGGAGGCTATACGCGCAACAAGTACAGCTGCACACCCATGCGGGCGCGGCTGCTCAGCTGAAAAGACTGTGGTTGCGACATCGGGAAACGTCCCTGTTCAAATCTGGAAGGCTCGCACTGTAACAGGTAGCACACAATATATCAAGAGAGGGTTTATTCACACGCTCCCCGATATATTGGAACGCGGTGGGTCAAGCGTGGTCAGCATCATGTGGTGGCTGTCACACCCCTGACCATGCTGCCCTGTTCTGCATGTCTTGGGCAGCCGCTGTTACTGTCTGCATAGCGGGCATGTCACGATATAATCAGCAGATGCAATCAACCCTACAGACAGGCAAGCAGGATGACTGACGCAGCGATCGGCGTATTTGATTCCGGCCTGGGAGGCCTGTCGGTCTTACGGCATGTGCGGGCCACCCTGCCACAGGAGTCGCTGTGTTATGTGGCGGACTCGGCGCATGTGCCTTATGGCAGCAAATCGCCGGATTACATCATCCAGCGCAGTGAACACATTACCCGCTTTTTGTTGGCGCAAGGCTGCAAGGCACTGGTCATCGCCTGCAATACCGCCACAGCTGCGGCGGCGGCCTGGCTGCGTGAGCAGTACCCAGATGTGCCGATCGTGGCAATGGAACCCGCCGTCAAACCCGCTGTGACACAAAGCCGCAATCAGGTGATTGGGGTACTGGCGACCGAGGGTACGCTGAAAAGCGCTCAGTTTGCAGCGCTGCTGGCCCGCTTTGGCAGCGGAGTTACCGTGGTGACGCAGCCTTGCCACGGCCTGGTGGAACTGATCGAACAGGGGGCCTTGCAGGCGGACGATACCCGCACCCTGCTGCAACGCTATATGGCGCCGTTGCTCGCCGCCGGGGTGGATACCATCGTGCTCGGCTGTACCCATTATCCCTTTGTGGCCCCCTTGATCCGTGAACTGGCCGGACCGGATGTGGCCTTGATTGACACCGGCAGCGCGGTGGCGCGTCAATTACAACGTCGGCTGGCAGAATTGGACCTGCTCAACACGTCCAGCACCGCCCCACAAGACCGTTTCTTCAGCAGCGCTGCCGGACCCGAAGCCGAGCGAATCACCCGCTTGCTGTGGGGGGCAGAGGTCAGCGTACAGGCCCTGCCCGGTTAACGGTCCTTAACGACCGGCTGGCACGCAGGCCACCACATTACCCGGTATCTGACGACATTGCCCGTGCAAGACGTCGCCACGCGGAGTGACGAAGCGGCAACCGCTCCCCTCTGCTTGCCCCTGACACGCGACCTGTGCTTCCGGCGGGGGAACCCGCCCTCCCCCGGCGTAACCTTCCGGGCCTTGTCGCTGCGCACCACCCTGCCCACCGGCAGGCGCATTGCCCGGCATGCCAGGTGCGCCATTTTCCTCATTGCCGGGGCGGCTGGCGACCCACACCGGCGTGCCCCGGAAGCAGCCCATGGTGTAGGGGTATTCTCGGGTCAGCACATAATGGTAGAGCGTGATCCGCTGCCCCTCCCACCACACCGGCGCGGTCCGGCCATGACATTCGTCCAGGTCCGCATTGCCCAGTTCGCGACCGGACTCGTCAACGCTGCTGTAGATGCCAAACCCGTCCAGCGCGTAGCCCAGCAGCTTGCCACGCTCATTGGCCCCTTCCAGGCAGGGTGAAGGACCGTGGTAGTGGTACTCCCCTTCCCGTTGCGGATGTCCGTTGCAGCGGTCCTGCACCTCATGTGCCACCGCATCACGCCCCCCGGCGTCCAGCGCGTTATAAATGGGTACACCACTCAGCGCCACGCCGATCATGCCCATCGGCACACAACTGGGTTGTGCTGCCCGCAGCGGCTGGCGCGGCAGGCGAATCTGCACGGTATGGCTGCTGATGCGGTTGGGGTTACGGTCCACCGCGTAGGCCGGGTCGCTCCGTGCCACCGGAAACACCCCGGTTACATGTCCCAATGGCAGGCCATTGCCTTGTAGCAAGCGGCTGTCCGCACTCAGGCTGATGCTGAAGCGTGCATCCGGCCAGCTGACCTGCCCTTGCACGCTCAGCTTGCGGGTCTCGTCCCAGAAGGCACCCTGAATCCAGTCGCCCTTCACTTGGGCACCGCCACCATCGAAGCGGCTGTTGCAGACGTAGACGTAGCCACGCTGAGGCTGGCTGCTGATCTTGCCATCGCCCAGTGGCAGATGATGCGGGTCAGGCGCAGCGTGAACGGCCGTCAACCCCAGAGTCAACACGATCAGCATGCTACGCATGGTATACCCCATCCAGCCCCGTTGCTTGCAGTGTAGGCCAGCGGTCTGCGTACTGCTCAGTCCCGCGGGTCAGGCGCGGCAGCAACCCAGTACAATTCGCTGCTGAGCGCCACTACCGACTGCTGCTGGTCGATGGCGTCCTGCAGCAGGGCGATCAATTGCTGCGTCTCATCCCGCAAGTCATCCCGCTGCTGCCGATAGTGGATTTCCGTTTCCTGACTGCGCTCGACACCACGCCAGCCCACCAGAATGTGAAAGGTGTCTGGCCGGGCTGAGAGGTCCAGCAATGCCTCCTCCAGCTCGACCTTGAGGCGATGCAACTGATAGCCGCTGAGCACCGTCTCCCCGCCTTGATCAAGAAAGGCGGTGTCGTGCGGGTCCAGCTGCGCCTGCTGGAAATATCGTGAGAAGAAGGCGTAGCTCCAGTCATCCAGCACCACTCGGTGTGGAATGGCTTGCGCGTCGATGGTGGCGCGATCCGGCCCGAGATGGAAATACAGGTGGGTGTAGATGCTGGTGGGATGGCTCATCGTTGCAGCTTAGCCATAACGGCGGTGTGCCGCCAGCGCCAGACCAGCACCGATGCTGCCAAACAGGTCACCTTCCACCGGCCGCGATGCCGGCAACAGACGCTGTACCTGCTGGCGTAGCGAACTGACGCCACTGGCCCCTCCGGTAAAGAATACGGTATCGACCTGCTCGGCACGCACACCGGCTTGCTGCAGCAAGGTGGTGACGGTTTGCGTGATGCGTTTCAAGTCTGCGTCGATGGCATCCGCCAGTTGTTGCCCACTCAGCACATGCTGCAGCGGGGGCGCCAGCTGGTCCAGCTCCAATACTGTTTCAGGCTGACTGGAGAGCTCGATCTTGGCCTGCTCCACCGCAATGGCCAGCGCGTGTCCGGCGCGTTGTTCCACCAGCTGCAGCAGGCGGGCGAAACGTTCCGGTTCCGCCACATCACGCTTCACATCTTGCAGTTCTGCCCACACCTTGCGGGTATAGGCCTGGTTGATGGTATGCCAGGTCGCCAGATTGAAGTAATAACTGGACGGCACTTCGGCATCACGATGGCGCAGCTTGCTGCGGTAGCCCAGCAGGGGCATCACCGCCGCCAGACTCAAGCGACGGTCGAAATCGGTACCACCGATATGCACCCCTGCATTGGCGAGGATATCGTCCCGCCGCTCATCCAGATGGCGGCGCTGCGGGGAAACACGGATCAGCGAGAAGTCTGAGGTACCGCCGCCGATATCGACGATCAGCACCAGTTCTTCTCGCGTCACCTGCTGTTCATAGTCAAACGCGGCGGCGATAGGTTCGTACTGGAAGCTGACCTCGCGAAAGCCGCAGTCCAGCGCCGTCTGGCGCAAGGTATCTTCCGCCAGTTGGTCTGCCTGCGGGTCTTCGTCCACAAAGAACACCGGACGACCCAGCACCGCACGCTCAAAGCTGCGCCCGGCGGCCTGCTCTGCACGCCGCTTCAGCTCCTGGATGAAAAAACGCAGCAGGTCGCGGAACGGGATCTTGCGGCCCAGCACTTCGGTATGGCCATCGAGCAGGCTGCTGCCCAGCAGGCTTTTCAGCGAGCGCATCAGGCGGCCTTCTTCACCGGAAAGGTACTCAGCCAGCGCTGCTCGGCCAAAGCTGACCTGCTGGTTTTCCGCATTGAAGAACACCGCGCTCGGCAGGGTGAACTTGTCGTCTTCCAGCGCCAGCAGCCGTGGCTGTGCGTCGACCACCCATCCCGCTGTGGAATTGGAGGTTCCGAAATCCAGACCGCACACCGACGTCATCTTGCCACTCCTGCATCAAGGGTCGCGCAGTCTGGCAGATTTCCCCTGTCAGAACAAGTCCTTACCTGACAGAAGTGCTCAGGTTCAGTGGTTCTCGTACACCTCGCTCACCAGCGCGTCCAGTACCGGCGCGGCCCGCTCGGAGAGTTTGTGATGCGACACCGCCACCACGATCCACCATTGCCCGGAGCGCGCACGCACAAAACCGGACAAGGCCCGCACATCCTGCAAGGTGCCGGTTTTCATGTGCGCCGAGGTGGCGACCGAATCTTCGGCAAAGCGCTTGCGGATGGTACCGTCCACCCCGGCAATCGGCAGGGAGGAAATCAGTTCCGGCATATACGGCGATTGCCACACCGCGCGCAGCAGCTGCGCCATGTGCTGGGTACTGATGCGCTCGATGCGGGAAAGCCCTGAGCCATTCTCCATCACCAGCTCACCGAACTGCAGGGACTTGCTGCGCAGCCACTGCTGGATGCGCTCACGGGCCGCTTGCAAGGGGTCGCCCGCCTGCCCGGACTCCACCCCCAGGGTGAGAAACAGCTGGCGCGCCATCAGGTTGTTGGAGAACTTGTTGATGTCGTGAATCACTTCACGCAGTACCGGCGAACCCTGACTGGCCAGCAGGGTTGCCTCTGCCGGGACCGCACCGTCTGGCACGCTGCCAAGCGACAGCTGGGCATCCAGCTTGCTCCAGCGCCCGCCTATCTCGCGCCAGGTGTCGCGTACGCTGGCGGCGATAAAGTCAGCATGATTACCCAGCGCAACACTATAGGTCGCGTCCTGACAGCTGGCGGGGAACTCGCCACTGAAGGTCATCTGGGTTTCACCATTGGCCGCCGTCTTGCTGTCTACTTTCAGTTTGTTGCGCCAGGTGGTGCAGTCACCGCCCCCCACCCTCAGCTTGTTGACCAGTTGCAGGCGCGGCAGCGCGGGCTCTGGCAGCAGGCGTACCCCGTCGGCACTGCCGTACAGCCGTACACGCAAGGTCTTGAAATTGACCAGCAAGGGGTCGGGCACCACGTTGTAGGGCCGATCTGCCGCGCCGTCAAATTGCCCATCGTCTTCCTGCTGCTGCGGGAAGTAGCGGCGATCCAGCCGCAGCTCGCCGCTGATCTCACGAATGCCACGCAGGCGTAGCTGCCGCACCAGCAACCACAGGCTTTCCTGGGTCAGTTTGGGGTCACCATAGCCTTTCAGGTAGAGGTCACCCACCCAGCGCTCGCCCTCCTGTCGCCCTTGCCCGTACAGCTCGGTACGCCAGCTATAGGTCGGTCCCAGCAGTTCCAGTCCGGCAAAGGTGGTCACCAGCTTCATGGTGGAGGCCGGGTTGACGGCGACCTGCTCCCGGTACTGGTACAAGGGAGCGCCACCCTGCACCGGCATCACATAGACGGCCAAGCCGTCGGCGGGCAGCTTGGCCGCCTTCATGGCCTGCTGGACTTCTGCAGGCAACTCACCTTCTGCGGCCAGTACCGTCAACGGTAACAGGCACAATGCAATCCACGAACGCATGACTTCCCCAATGCAGAAGCCAGATCACGCGATCTGGCCTCTGCAAGCATGATGTTGAATTTTACTGGGCAGTGATCGGCTGGCCGTTGCCACTGGTGACGGGGGTGCCATCGCTGGTCACCAGACGTCGGGCCACGGTAAACCGCTGCGGAGGTGAGTACGGCGTGGTAAAGCCATCCGGATCGATCGCCTGCACCCGCAGGAACCACTCACCGGCATCGGGCCGCGCCAGGTCCAGCTCAGGCTTGGCCACCATCTGTTCCAGCTTGATCTGCCGGAAGTCTTTGTACTCGGACAGTTGGACCCGGTAATGCTGCTCCGGTTCTCCTGGCCAGCTGAAATACAGGCGTTCGTTACGCTCCTTGGGCTGCAAGGGGATCAGCTGCAGCGGTCGCACCGTCAGCTGCTGCACATCGCCATACGGACCTTGCTTCTCGCTGCCATCCGTTTGCCGCACCACGGTCGCCATCCGCCAGTAGTATTGGCCCGGCGTCAGCTCCGACTGCAGCTGCGGCTGCGACACCTGCCGATCCTGTTGCACGCTCTGAAAACGGGCATCACTCGCCAGCTGCCAGCGGTAGCGCAACACCCCTTCCGGCTCGGCCCAGCGGAACGCCACGGCGCCCGTTACCACCTTGCTGCCGGTGCGAGGTTCGGAAGGCAGCGGTGCTTCCGGCCGTGCGGCCAGCGTGAACGGGTGCAGCTGGTCCGGGCCTTCCAGCCCATGCGCGTCCACTGCGCGGATGGCCAGAACGTACTGGCCATCTTCCAGCCCGCTGATCCGGGCTTGCGACTGCGTGGACGACAGGGACAACAGCACCTGGTTCAGCGCCTCATCCCGCGCCACGCGCACCCGATAAGCTTGTGCGGCACTCACCGCAGGCCACTCCACCCGGAACTGCACCCGCTCTTGCAGGGGTGGCAGCTGACTCAGGTCCGGGGCGGAAGGCAAGCTGACCGGCACCGCAACCTTGCCTTGCGCATCAGCCCAGCTGCCTTGTCCTGCCGTCAGTTGCTGGGTCGAACGGCCTGACTGCCCTTGCAGCTCCACTCGCCCTTCTGTGACTTCGCTCTGGCTGTGCTGCTGGGCCTCATCAAACGCCACCCGGAAGCGGGTGCCACGAACCCCGGCGGCGGCGAGCGGGGTATTGACGTCAAAACGACTGCCTGTGCGCTTGTCCGGGTTGGCATGCGCCTCGATCCGGCCTTGCTGCAGCTGTACGCGGTTATCACCCCGCCCGCCCGGTGCCAGGCGCAGTTGCTCCAGGCGTGCACGACTGCTGCCCTGTAGCTGGACAATACTGCCATCCGGCAAACGCAAAGCGAGTGTACCATCCGGCTGGGTCAGCAGTGCGTCCCCCTCATTGACCTTGCTATTGGCCGTGACCACCTGCCCATTGACGGTTGCGCCACGGGCATACAGCACCGTGCCGGTTGCCGGTTGCGGTTTCAGCCAGATCAGCGGGATACTCAGGATGGTGCCGGGCTGCAGATGGGTTGGCAAGTGCACCCGGTTGTAGCGCTGCACATCGGCCCAGCGCTCTGGCCGGTCCAGCAACTGGTGGCTGACAGAATAGACCGAGTCGCCCGGCTTGACCTGATACTGCAGGTCATCCGGCGAAGGGTTCGGCAAACCGGCCGCGACAACGGTCAGGCTGGCGCCCAGCATCAAGACGGGCAAGGCCCGGTACCACCCCTCAAACATCCGCACCCACCTGCTCCAGTCGATAGCCGAAACTGTATACCGGCGTCAGCCGGAATCCCTGCTCAGCACGCAATTGCAGCTTGCTGCGAACCCGTGAAATATGGGTATCCATGGTGCGCGAGGGCAGATCATGGTCATGCCCCCACACGGCTTCCTGGATATGGCTGCGCGACAGCAAACGTCCCAGGTTACGGAACAGCAGGAAGGCCAGGTCGAATTCCTTGTGCGTCACTTCCAGTGTCACCCCATCACGCACAATGGTTTTGGCGGTGGCGTCAAACTCGAACGGTTCGACGGTAAGCTGCTGCACCCCTTGCTGCTGTGGGTAAGCACGCCGCAACAGGGCAAACACCCGTGCCATCAGTTCGGCTCGCCGCATTGGCTTGACCATGTAATCATCAGCCCCGGCGGCCAGCCCGGCCACAATGTCGGTTTCCTCGCTGCGGCAGGTGAGGAACAGTACCGGCAACGGGTCCTGGATGGAACTACGCACCCAGGTCAGCACTTCCAGCCCCGACATGTCCGGTACTTCCCAGTCCAGAATCAGCAGGTCAAAACTTTCCCGGCGCAGCTCGTTGACCAGCCGGCGGCCTTCCTGATAGGTATGGCAACTGTGTCCGGCTTCCCCCAACACCTGACTGACGTAGTCTCCAAGACTGGCGTCGTCATCCAGTACTGCTATCCGCATCATCCATCCTTGCTTGCTCAGTCCACGCCGCTGGCGGCGCGATTGCCGTTTCGCCAGTGTCAGCACCTGCCGCCGACATCAGGGCAAACCGGAACGTTGTACCCTGCCCCACTGTGCTGTCTACTTCAATGATACCACCATGCCGGTCAAGAACGGTCTTGACAAAGGCCAGACCCAGCCCTACCCCCTCCTCTTCTGGCTGGCCTGAGGTACGGAAGCGCTTGAAACGCTGAAACAGCTCGGCCTGCCGCTCAGGCGGGATGCCATAGCCCTGGTCACGAATACTGCACCACCACCAGCCCCCCTCGTAGTGGATCTGGCTGAATACCGAGGTACCGGCCGGGCTGTACTTGATGGCGTTGGACAACAGGTTGATCAAGACCCGCGTCAACAACACCCGGTCCGCCAGCACAGGGGCTTCGGGGTGGGTATCGGGCTGGACCAGGGTCACCCCTTTCTCCTGCGCATTGACCCAAAGCTCGTCGAGGGCATCCAGTAACAGCTCGGACAGGTTCTCTTCGGCAAAATGATACTGCTGCGCCTCAGCGCGAGCCAGCTGTACAAAGTTCTCGGCCAGACCCAGTGCCCGGCCGGCATACTGGGCCAGCCGCTGCAGGAATTCCTCCTGCGGCAGCGCACGCCCCGGGCTGCGCTGTAATTCGATCAGGGCCAGGATCGAGGCCTGCGGTGAACGCATGTCGTGCGACAGGAAGCGCAAGGCATCATCGCGGCCCCGCTCAGCCTGTCGCAGGCTGGAGATATCGACCAGATTGACAATCCAGCCATTGAGCTCACGTCGCGCATTGAAGAACGGCGCGCACTTGACCAGCAAGCGGCTGCCATCACCCGCCCCGACTTCAATGCCATCGGCCACTTCGGCAATCTTGCCGGGGTCCAGCAAATCCAGCCAGGCCAGGATATTGCTGGCCTCCTGCGGCTGCAACGGCAACAGCAGGTGGGCCAGATGCCGCCCCGGCAGTGGCTCGGTCAGCGCAGCTTCAAAGCGGCGTGCCGCCGCCTGGTTCGCCAGCAGGATGGTGCCCGCCGCATCCGTAATCAAGGTGGCATCCGGCAAACTGTTCAAACCATCGAACACCAGTCGTCGCCAGTCTGCCGCACGCTCCATGGCTTGCCGCACCAGCATGATGCGCTGGTCCAGAACCGTGGTCAGCTGTTCAGGCGCGGCATCGACCAGACCAAACGGCTGCGGCTCGTCGCGCAGGCGCTCAAACGCCTCGCCCAGATAGCGCAGGGCGGCTTCCAGCCTTCGCCAGCTCCATGCCGGATAGGCGATGCCCAGCCCAATCAAGGCAGCGGAAGGCGGTAGCCACCAACCCGCCCGCATCAACCACACTGTCGCCAGCAGCACTGCCAGCGCCAGTGCCACCGTGGTCAACAGGATCCAGCGTGGCGACAGGCTGAGAAAGGCCACATAGGCCAGCAGCAGGGGCAGCAAGGCAAACAGCATGGACCACAGCGGCGTCACCCGCTCCAGTCGCTGCCCGCCGAGCAGGCTGTCCAGCACATTGGCCATCACTTCCACGCCTGGCATGGCCCGGGACGTACCCGATACCGGGGTGGGATAGGCATCCCCCAGCCCCACAGCCGACGCGCCGATCAGCACATACTGGTCACGAAACGAGGCCGGATCGACCCGGCCCTGCAACACATCCAGCGCCGACACTTGCCGGAAATGCCCGACCGGGCCTGCAAACGGCACCTGCATCCAGTAGTCTCGCTGCCAGACCCCGGGGGCTGCCCCCCCTTCCGGACGGCGCATGCCCGGTATGCGGTCAGGCTTGTGACCTGCCCATTGCAGCATGGCCAGCGTGAGGTGCGGATAGGTCTGCTTGGCAAAGCCTTCCTGTAGATACACACTGCGCGCCAGACCATCCGGGTCCAGCTCGAGGTGAATGTGACCTTGGCCTGCTGCAGCGCGTTGCAGCAGCGGAATCGGCTCCAGCAGTTCCAGCTGCCCACCACGCTGGCTCAGTACCACCGGCAGGATGACCTTGCCATGCTGCCGCATTGCCTCCGCCAGCAAGACATCGTCGAGCGGCTGGTTCAGGTCAGGCTCTGACAAGATCACATCCAGCCCCACCACCCGTGCTTGTGTGGTACGCGACAACAAGGCGGCCAGTACGGCAC
This region includes:
- the fusA gene encoding elongation factor G, which produces MENRKLRNIGIIAHVDAGKTTTTERVLYYTGARHRLGEVHDGAATMDFDPQERARGITINSAATTVHWREHQINLIDTPGHIDFNIEVNRSLRVLDGAVVVFDGVAGVEPQTETNWRLADRYRVPRLAFVNKLDRVGADFHRVVGMIRERLGVEALVTQLPIGQEDRFIGLVDLLSRETWLWPDDKAGPAQRLPVAEEMQAEVEQHRALLVEALVGHDDALLEAWLAGETLPLVSLRRVLRQVTLQGKAVPVLLGSAFRNRGVEPLLDAVVDYLPAPEDVQRELDASVTGPFAALAFKVTHDEHGTLTWLRVYRGQLEAGSTLLNVNRQRRERVSRVYEMHASERVERPRLQAGDIVAVTGLKDTVTGETLTALDQPLLLEQIEAPEPVLDVAVEPRSRADQQNLLKGLQVLVQEDPSLRLRTDPESGQLLLSGMGELQLEVTLEKLRSRFRVEVNTGQPRVAYRETPTQGVVQRQVFRKQTGGPGQFAEVQLQLEPLPRGEGLQFESRITGGAIPREFIPGVEQGFRQAAQAGVLAGYPVVDCKVVLLDGSYHERDSSVQAFEQVAAQAFRAAMLQAKPVLLEPTMTVEVVTPLAYVGDCIGDLNRRRGQVRQQEPQGTGMMIVAQVPLREMFGYIGQLRALTSGRASFSMQFDQLEPVPVQVQASLLA
- the murI gene encoding glutamate racemase, translating into MTDAAIGVFDSGLGGLSVLRHVRATLPQESLCYVADSAHVPYGSKSPDYIIQRSEHITRFLLAQGCKALVIACNTATAAAAAWLREQYPDVPIVAMEPAVKPAVTQSRNQVIGVLATEGTLKSAQFAALLARFGSGVTVVTQPCHGLVELIEQGALQADDTRTLLQRYMAPLLAAGVDTIVLGCTHYPFVAPLIRELAGPDVALIDTGSAVARQLQRRLAELDLLNTSSTAPQDRFFSSAAGPEAERITRLLWGAEVSVQALPG
- a CDS encoding YHYH protein, translating into MRSMLIVLTLGLTAVHAAPDPHHLPLGDGKISSQPQRGYVYVCNSRFDGGGAQVKGDWIQGAFWDETRKLSVQGQVSWPDARFSISLSADSRLLQGNGLPLGHVTGVFPVARSDPAYAVDRNPNRISSHTVQIRLPRQPLRAAQPSCVPMGMIGVALSGVPIYNALDAGGRDAVAHEVQDRCNGHPQREGEYHYHGPSPCLEGANERGKLLGYALDGFGIYSSVDESGRELGNADLDECHGRTAPVWWEGQRITLYHYVLTREYPYTMGCFRGTPVWVASRPGNEENGAPGMPGNAPAGGQGGAQRQGPEGYAGGGRVPPPEAQVACQGQAEGSGCRFVTPRGDVLHGQCRQIPGNVVACVPAGR
- a CDS encoding Hsp70 family protein, whose product is MTSVCGLDFGTSNSTAGWVVDAQPRLLALEDDKFTLPSAVFFNAENQQVSFGRAALAEYLSGEEGRLMRSLKSLLGSSLLDGHTEVLGRKIPFRDLLRFFIQELKRRAEQAAGRSFERAVLGRPVFFVDEDPQADQLAEDTLRQTALDCGFREVSFQYEPIAAAFDYEQQVTREELVLIVDIGGGTSDFSLIRVSPQRRHLDERRDDILANAGVHIGGTDFDRRLSLAAVMPLLGYRSKLRHRDAEVPSSYYFNLATWHTINQAYTRKVWAELQDVKRDVAEPERFARLLQLVEQRAGHALAIAVEQAKIELSSQPETVLELDQLAPPLQHVLSGQQLADAIDADLKRITQTVTTLLQQAGVRAEQVDTVFFTGGASGVSSLRQQVQRLLPASRPVEGDLFGSIGAGLALAAHRRYG
- the dacB gene encoding D-alanyl-D-alanine carboxypeptidase/D-alanyl-D-alanine endopeptidase, with the translated sequence MRSWIALCLLPLTVLAAEGELPAEVQQAMKAAKLPADGLAVYVMPVQGGAPLYQYREQVAVNPASTMKLVTTFAGLELLGPTYSWRTELYGQGRQEGERWVGDLYLKGYGDPKLTQESLWLLVRQLRLRGIREISGELRLDRRYFPQQQEDDGQFDGAADRPYNVVPDPLLVNFKTLRVRLYGSADGVRLLPEPALPRLQLVNKLRVGGGDCTTWRNKLKVDSKTAANGETQMTFSGEFPASCQDATYSVALGNHADFIAASVRDTWREIGGRWSKLDAQLSLGSVPDGAVPAEATLLASQGSPVLREVIHDINKFSNNLMARQLFLTLGVESGQAGDPLQAARERIQQWLRSKSLQFGELVMENGSGLSRIERISTQHMAQLLRAVWQSPYMPELISSLPIAGVDGTIRKRFAEDSVATSAHMKTGTLQDVRALSGFVRARSGQWWIVVAVSHHKLSERAAPVLDALVSEVYENH
- a CDS encoding FecR domain-containing protein, whose amino-acid sequence is MFEGWYRALPVLMLGASLTVVAAGLPNPSPDDLQYQVKPGDSVYSVSHQLLDRPERWADVQRYNRVHLPTHLQPGTILSIPLIWLKPQPATGTVLYARGATVNGQVVTANSKVNEGDALLTQPDGTLALRLPDGSIVQLQGSSRARLEQLRLAPGGRGDNRVQLQQGRIEAHANPDKRTGSRFDVNTPLAAAGVRGTRFRVAFDEAQQHSQSEVTEGRVELQGQSGRSTQQLTAGQGSWADAQGKVAVPVSLPSAPDLSQLPPLQERVQFRVEWPAVSAAQAYRVRVARDEALNQVLLSLSSTQSQARISGLEDGQYVLAIRAVDAHGLEGPDQLHPFTLAARPEAPLPSEPRTGSKVVTGAVAFRWAEPEGVLRYRWQLASDARFQSVQQDRQVSQPQLQSELTPGQYYWRMATVVRQTDGSEKQGPYGDVQQLTVRPLQLIPLQPKERNERLYFSWPGEPEQHYRVQLSEYKDFRQIKLEQMVAKPELDLARPDAGEWFLRVQAIDPDGFTTPYSPPQRFTVARRLVTSDGTPVTSGNGQPITAQ
- a CDS encoding response regulator transcription factor, which codes for MMRIAVLDDDASLGDYVSQVLGEAGHSCHTYQEGRRLVNELRRESFDLLILDWEVPDMSGLEVLTWVRSSIQDPLPVLFLTCRSEETDIVAGLAAGADDYMVKPMRRAELMARVFALLRRAYPQQQGVQQLTVEPFEFDATAKTIVRDGVTLEVTHKEFDLAFLLFRNLGRLLSRSHIQEAVWGHDHDLPSRTMDTHISRVRSKLQLRAEQGFRLTPVYSFGYRLEQVGADV
- a CDS encoding CHASE2 domain-containing protein codes for the protein MIRLWPRWGGHRAGWSLLLREWLLSLLLMGGLVGWLGWQNGLGRLDQTLYDGLLPQLQRSARPDITLVTLDDASIHVLGRWPWRRAVLAALLSRTTQARVVGLDVILSEPDLNQPLDDVLLAEAMRQHGKVILPVVLSQRGGQLELLEPIPLLQRAAAGQGHIHLELDPDGLARSVYLQEGFAKQTYPHLTLAMLQWAGHKPDRIPGMRRPEGGAAPGVWQRDYWMQVPFAGPVGHFRQVSALDVLQGRVDPASFRDQYVLIGASAVGLGDAYPTPVSGTSRAMPGVEVMANVLDSLLGGQRLERVTPLWSMLFALLPLLLAYVAFLSLSPRWILLTTVALALAVLLATVWLMRAGWWLPPSAALIGLGIAYPAWSWRRLEAALRYLGEAFERLRDEPQPFGLVDAAPEQLTTVLDQRIMLVRQAMERAADWRRLVFDGLNSLPDATLITDAAGTILLANQAAARRFEAALTEPLPGRHLAHLLLPLQPQEASNILAWLDLLDPGKIAEVADGIEVGAGDGSRLLVKCAPFFNARRELNGWIVNLVDISSLRQAERGRDDALRFLSHDMRSPQASILALIELQRSPGRALPQEEFLQRLAQYAGRALGLAENFVQLARAEAQQYHFAEENLSELLLDALDELWVNAQEKGVTLVQPDTHPEAPVLADRVLLTRVLINLLSNAIKYSPAGTSVFSQIHYEGGWWWCSIRDQGYGIPPERQAELFQRFKRFRTSGQPEEEGVGLGLAFVKTVLDRHGGIIEVDSTVGQGTTFRFALMSAAGADTGETAIAPPAAWTEQARMDDADSSTG